A window of the Roseovarius sp. S88 genome harbors these coding sequences:
- the modA gene encoding molybdate ABC transporter substrate-binding protein has product MPVHAQVTVFAAASLQGALEDVAEASDVDIVISYGGSGLLARQVAQGAPADLVLLANAAWMTWLDGQGAVKAGSQQVFLSNQLVVVGPAGADRLRDPDADALLRRLDGGRLALGQTQAVPAGIYAREWMETAGLWSVLRPHLAETENVRAALALVARGEAPLGVVYLSDARAEPGVDVVHIVNPEYHAPIAYPAAIVAGRDRPDAQEFHKFLTTKTAQDIFAAHGFARPEGLR; this is encoded by the coding sequence ATGCCTGTGCACGCGCAAGTGACGGTCTTCGCCGCTGCCTCGCTGCAAGGCGCACTGGAAGATGTGGCCGAGGCGTCTGATGTGGACATCGTGATCTCTTATGGCGGATCGGGGCTCTTGGCGCGGCAGGTGGCGCAGGGCGCTCCGGCTGATCTGGTGTTGCTGGCCAACGCGGCTTGGATGACCTGGCTGGACGGACAAGGCGCGGTGAAAGCCGGGTCGCAGCAGGTGTTTCTGAGCAATCAGTTGGTCGTGGTTGGTCCTGCGGGTGCAGACCGCTTGCGTGATCCAGATGCAGATGCGCTGCTGCGCCGACTAGATGGCGGTCGCTTGGCTCTTGGGCAAACACAAGCTGTTCCAGCGGGCATCTATGCCCGTGAATGGATGGAAACCGCGGGGCTTTGGTCGGTCCTGCGCCCGCATCTTGCCGAAACCGAAAACGTTCGCGCAGCACTGGCCCTCGTGGCACGAGGTGAAGCGCCTTTGGGCGTGGTCTACCTCAGCGATGCAAGGGCCGAGCCGGGCGTTGATGTGGTCCATATCGTCAATCCAGAGTACCACGCGCCGATTGCCTACCCCGCAGCTATCGTTGCGGGACGGGATCGCCCGGATGCGCAAGAGTTTCACAAATTTTTGACCACCAAAACGGCGCAAGATATCTTCGCTGCCCACGGCTTTGCCCGCCCCGAAGGTCTCAGATGA
- a CDS encoding DUF6746 family protein — MSLVQNRSLLCISLATAILVGAAFADETPSHYAAEPSETLEQAVKNFVTYNALVEEVLARDPLTAEDMEKVHELTYTLEEALARINAEFADLPDTLEVLHKASEGDDPTVMRDAAVVYLSTANAFQGTQER; from the coding sequence ATGTCCCTTGTCCAAAACCGGAGCCTGCTCTGCATAAGCCTCGCGACCGCAATTCTCGTTGGCGCGGCCTTTGCTGATGAAACGCCGAGCCACTATGCGGCGGAACCATCAGAAACATTGGAGCAAGCGGTGAAAAATTTTGTCACCTACAATGCCTTGGTCGAAGAGGTGCTGGCGCGTGACCCACTAACGGCAGAAGACATGGAAAAGGTGCATGAGCTGACCTACACTTTGGAAGAGGCGCTCGCGCGCATAAATGCCGAATTTGCCGACCTTCCGGACACCTTGGAAGTACTGCACAAGGCCTCCGAAGGTGACGACCCAACGGTCATGCGAGACGCAGCCGTTGTGTATCTGTCCACAGCAAATGCCTTCCAAGGCACGCAGGAGCGCTAA
- a CDS encoding SDR family oxidoreductase, whose protein sequence is MHVLITGANRGIGAALADAFKTNGAQVTGTSRQPGLEAELDVTDPNSHAALAQSLDGAAIDLLVCNAGVYLDKGQMLSDGFPPQMWADSFAANVTGVFLGIQALMPNLQAAKSAKIAILSSTMASDTRAPGGSYIYRASKAAALNLGRNLAVDLKPLGIAVGIYHPGWVRTDMGSDAADISVEESVAGLMERFAALNLNSTGCFENWDGRNHPF, encoded by the coding sequence ATGCATGTATTGATCACAGGAGCCAATCGAGGAATCGGCGCGGCTTTGGCAGACGCATTTAAAACAAACGGCGCGCAGGTCACCGGCACGTCCCGGCAACCGGGACTTGAAGCAGAGTTGGATGTAACAGACCCCAATAGCCATGCCGCTTTGGCCCAGTCATTGGATGGAGCGGCGATTGATCTTTTGGTATGCAATGCTGGCGTTTATCTCGACAAAGGTCAAATGCTAAGCGATGGGTTTCCACCTCAGATGTGGGCCGATAGTTTTGCCGCCAATGTGACCGGTGTGTTTCTTGGCATTCAGGCTCTGATGCCCAATCTGCAGGCGGCAAAGTCAGCCAAGATCGCGATCCTGTCCAGCACAATGGCGAGCGACACCCGCGCACCAGGCGGCAGCTACATCTATCGCGCCTCCAAGGCGGCAGCGCTAAATCTTGGGCGCAATCTGGCGGTGGATTTGAAGCCTCTGGGAATTGCAGTGGGTATTTATCACCCTGGATGGGTCCGCACGGATATGGGCAGTGATGCGGCCGATATTTCGGTCGAGGAGTCGGTCGCGGGTCTGATGGAACGATTTGCGGCGCTGAACCTGAACTCCACAGGCTGCTTTGAGAACTGGGACGGGCGTAACCATCCATTCTAG
- a CDS encoding hemin uptake protein HemP produces MLHPPRTEFAPPQPAHSEPDVLHDARDLTQGGPTAQITLDDKVYTLRITRAGKLILTK; encoded by the coding sequence ATGCTACATCCTCCCAGAACAGAGTTTGCCCCGCCTCAGCCCGCACATTCCGAACCTGATGTTCTACACGATGCGCGCGACCTGACCCAAGGTGGGCCGACTGCGCAAATCACGCTGGATGACAAGGTCTATACCCTGCGCATCACCCGCGCAGGCAAGCTGATCCTGACCAAGTAA
- a CDS encoding DUF1178 family protein — MIKFTLKCDQDHRFESWFQSSDAFDKLERAGMVTCSICGSEAVEKAIMAPTVRASRSVAAAPTEGTKSPALTTPTTEMEQALAALKKQVEENSEYVGMNFASQARDIHDGLAPNRAIHGEAKPEEARKLIEDGVPVSPLPFIPNRKTN; from the coding sequence GTGATCAAGTTCACATTGAAATGTGACCAGGACCATCGCTTTGAAAGCTGGTTCCAATCCTCAGACGCGTTTGACAAGCTCGAACGCGCCGGAATGGTGACCTGTAGCATCTGCGGATCTGAGGCGGTGGAGAAGGCGATCATGGCCCCCACCGTGCGCGCCAGCCGTAGCGTGGCTGCTGCCCCGACCGAGGGGACAAAGTCACCCGCGCTCACAACGCCGACGACCGAAATGGAACAGGCGCTGGCTGCGTTGAAAAAGCAGGTGGAAGAAAACTCCGAATATGTCGGCATGAATTTTGCGTCTCAAGCGCGGGATATTCATGACGGATTGGCGCCGAACCGGGCGATCCATGGCGAGGCCAAACCCGAAGAGGCGCGCAAGCTCATAGAAGACGGGGTACCGGTCAGCCCCCTGCCCTTCATCCCCAATCGCAAGACAAATTAA
- the modB gene encoding molybdate ABC transporter permease subunit, with translation MNLTGAEWAALGLSLKVSFWAVLISLPFAIAMAWLLARRDFPGKSLLSALVHLPLVLPPVVTGYLLLLTFGKTGAVGAWLNEIGIVLAFRWTGAALAAAIMGFPLMVRAIRLAIESVDPKLEEAAETLGAGRVARFTRITLPLIAPGILAGVVLGFAKAMGEFGATITFVANIPGETQTLPSAIYAFLQVPGGETGAIRLTLLAILVAVGAVLVSEWLAHRVSRGIGRT, from the coding sequence ATGAACCTTACAGGTGCAGAATGGGCCGCTCTTGGCCTGTCGCTCAAAGTGTCCTTCTGGGCCGTTCTGATCAGTCTGCCCTTCGCCATTGCCATGGCCTGGCTTTTGGCGCGACGCGACTTTCCGGGTAAATCACTGCTCAGCGCGCTGGTGCATTTGCCTTTGGTCCTGCCGCCAGTGGTCACCGGATATCTGCTCTTGCTCACATTTGGCAAAACCGGCGCTGTGGGGGCCTGGCTCAATGAGATCGGCATTGTCCTGGCCTTTCGTTGGACCGGGGCGGCATTGGCCGCAGCGATCATGGGCTTCCCGCTTATGGTACGTGCCATTCGCTTGGCGATTGAGTCCGTGGATCCCAAGCTAGAGGAGGCGGCAGAGACTCTTGGAGCCGGTCGCGTGGCGCGGTTCACGCGTATCACGTTGCCCCTCATCGCGCCGGGCATTCTGGCCGGGGTGGTGCTGGGATTTGCCAAAGCCATGGGCGAATTCGGTGCAACCATCACCTTTGTCGCCAACATTCCGGGCGAGACCCAGACATTGCCGTCCGCCATCTATGCATTCCTGCAGGTGCCGGGGGGTGAAACAGGGGCAATACGGCTGACGCTTCTGGCCATTCTGGTGGCTGTGGGGGCGGTGCTGGTCTCTGAATGGCTGGCGCACCGCGTGTCGCGGGGGATCGGTCGGACATGA
- the modC gene encoding molybdenum ABC transporter ATP-binding protein yields MSLQVDIRHAFEGFTLEVTCRAGSGVTAVFGPSGAGKSTLVNAIAGLFKPDVGRITLGDEVLFDQAQAVHIAPAKRRIGYVFQDGRLFPHMSVRENIRFGARYAPGGLDQKEENRLVELLGLNAILDRRPGTLSGGEKQRVALARAWLSKPRLLLMDEPLAALDEPRKDEIFPYLERLRDVAQVPIIYVSHNLAEVARLADDLIVMQSGQVALSGTAETVLSDPKALPMLGVREAGAILPAEVIGHEADGLSRLALSGGEIILPGVTAAPGTTIRLRVLAQDVLLSRKPPKGLSSHNVLPVTVETLHRGAGPGVAVRLRAGEDVLLARITARAAKEMALVPGTQCHAILNATAVPRGSIGSGAMPSETRALDKT; encoded by the coding sequence ATGAGTTTGCAAGTTGATATCCGCCACGCTTTCGAAGGGTTCACACTGGAGGTGACTTGCCGCGCAGGTTCGGGCGTCACAGCCGTGTTTGGCCCCTCCGGCGCAGGTAAGTCCACGCTGGTAAATGCCATTGCCGGGTTGTTCAAGCCGGATGTGGGGCGGATCACGCTTGGGGACGAGGTGCTCTTTGACCAGGCGCAGGCCGTGCATATCGCGCCTGCCAAACGGCGAATTGGCTATGTGTTTCAGGACGGGCGTCTCTTTCCACATATGAGTGTGCGCGAAAACATTCGCTTTGGTGCACGCTATGCGCCGGGTGGTCTTGACCAAAAAGAAGAAAACCGTCTTGTCGAACTGCTTGGGCTCAACGCAATACTGGATCGCCGTCCTGGCACCTTGTCCGGAGGAGAAAAACAACGCGTGGCGTTGGCGCGCGCCTGGCTCTCAAAGCCGCGGCTCCTTTTGATGGATGAGCCGCTGGCCGCTCTGGACGAGCCGCGCAAAGATGAGATTTTCCCTTATCTCGAGCGCCTGCGGGATGTGGCACAGGTGCCGATCATCTATGTCAGCCACAACCTTGCAGAAGTGGCGCGGCTCGCAGACGATCTGATTGTTATGCAATCTGGACAAGTGGCCCTGTCCGGTACTGCCGAAACCGTGCTGAGCGACCCCAAGGCCTTGCCTATGCTGGGCGTACGCGAGGCGGGTGCGATCCTTCCGGCTGAGGTGATCGGCCATGAAGCCGATGGTCTCAGCCGTCTTGCTTTGTCGGGGGGTGAGATTATCTTGCCCGGTGTCACTGCGGCACCCGGCACCACCATTCGGTTACGCGTTCTGGCGCAGGATGTGCTTTTGTCGCGCAAACCTCCAAAGGGGCTTTCGTCTCACAACGTGCTGCCCGTCACGGTCGAAACCTTGCATCGCGGGGCTGGTCCCGGCGTTGCTGTGCGTTTGCGGGCCGGAGAGGACGTACTCTTGGCGCGCATCACCGCCCGCGCTGCTAAGGAAATGGCTTTGGTGCCAGGCACACAATGTCACGCTATTCTCAATGCCACGGCTGTGCCGCGAGGCAGCATTGGCAGCGGTGCAATGCCGAGCGAAACAAGAGCACTTGACAAAACTTAG
- the ptsP gene encoding phosphoenolpyruvate--protein phosphotransferase yields the protein MASNFQTDTRQMLGRLRGVMSEDAAGQARLDRITQLIAEEMRTEVCSIYLFRDEDTLELCATEGLNPDAVHQTRMKMGEGLVGRVALSGKLMNTDDAPATKGFRYMPETGEEAYSSFLGVPVQRLGEKLGVLVVQSKEARVFSDEEVYAVEVVAMVIAEMAELGAFVGEGAAMSARHQQPVLFRGGTAQEGAAQGNVWLHEPRVVVTNPFADDPDREMERLSEAVETLRVGVDRMLSTAASGDKEQLQVLEAYRMFANSKGWMKRMEEDIARGLSAEAAVEKEQSAARARMSQVTDAYLRERLNDLDDLSNRLLRILTGQGSVTGAEMPDNPILIARNIGPAELLDYGRSLKGIVLEEGSVGSHAAIVARALAIPLVIHAERITTEALNGDFILVDGDQGVVHLRPDDSVISAFRDKMAMQAQAQERYASIRDKPAETLCGQRMTLMMNAGLMADLPSLESSGAEGVGLFRTELQFLVRSQMPKRAELSNIYARVIEAAKDKRVCFRTLDIGSDKVLPYMRAVDEPNPALGWRAVRVGIDKPGVMRMQLQAFVRAAAGRPLTVMFPFVAQREEFTLARAEMDKALERERILGHPLPERIEVGAMLETPSLAFAPDSFYDEVDFLSIGGNDLKQFFFAADRENELVRRRYDTLNVSFLTFLEQIVARCEAHKTPLSFCGEDAGRPVEAACFAAIGLRVLSMRPASIGPVKSVLRRTNLRELKAVIEEARQTGVMSVRPAVMEYLKEKL from the coding sequence ATGGCGTCGAATTTTCAAACTGATACCCGACAGATGTTGGGACGGCTGCGCGGGGTTATGTCCGAGGATGCGGCAGGTCAGGCGCGACTGGATCGCATCACGCAGCTCATTGCCGAAGAGATGCGCACTGAGGTGTGCTCGATCTATCTGTTTCGCGATGAAGACACGCTGGAGCTTTGCGCCACTGAAGGTTTGAATCCGGATGCCGTTCACCAGACGCGCATGAAGATGGGTGAAGGTCTGGTGGGGCGCGTGGCGCTTTCAGGCAAGCTGATGAATACCGATGATGCGCCCGCGACCAAGGGTTTCCGCTACATGCCGGAAACCGGTGAAGAGGCTTACAGCTCTTTTCTTGGGGTGCCAGTGCAGAGGCTGGGCGAAAAGCTCGGCGTTTTGGTGGTGCAATCCAAGGAAGCCAGGGTTTTCTCAGATGAAGAGGTTTATGCCGTTGAGGTTGTGGCGATGGTCATCGCCGAGATGGCAGAGCTGGGCGCCTTCGTGGGCGAAGGAGCGGCAATGTCCGCACGCCACCAGCAGCCCGTGCTTTTTCGGGGCGGCACAGCGCAGGAAGGGGCCGCGCAGGGGAACGTCTGGCTGCATGAACCGCGTGTTGTTGTCACCAATCCGTTTGCCGATGATCCTGACCGCGAGATGGAACGCCTCAGCGAAGCTGTTGAGACCCTGCGCGTAGGCGTGGATCGCATGCTCTCTACGGCGGCGAGCGGCGACAAGGAACAACTTCAGGTGCTGGAAGCCTACCGAATGTTTGCCAATTCCAAAGGCTGGATGAAGCGCATGGAGGAGGATATCGCGCGCGGCCTGTCGGCGGAAGCGGCAGTGGAGAAAGAACAGTCTGCCGCCCGCGCACGCATGTCCCAGGTCACGGATGCGTATCTACGCGAGCGGCTGAATGACCTGGATGACCTGAGCAACCGTTTGCTGCGCATTCTGACCGGCCAGGGATCCGTCACCGGGGCAGAAATGCCCGACAATCCGATCCTCATTGCGCGCAATATCGGGCCGGCAGAATTGCTCGACTATGGTCGCTCGTTGAAAGGCATCGTGCTGGAAGAAGGATCTGTTGGCTCTCACGCAGCCATCGTGGCCCGTGCGCTGGCCATTCCACTTGTCATTCATGCCGAACGGATCACCACAGAGGCGCTGAACGGGGATTTCATCCTGGTGGACGGCGATCAGGGCGTTGTGCATCTGCGCCCCGATGACAGCGTGATCAGCGCCTTTCGCGACAAGATGGCGATGCAGGCGCAGGCACAGGAACGCTATGCCTCTATCCGCGACAAACCCGCTGAAACGCTTTGTGGTCAGCGCATGACGCTGATGATGAACGCGGGGCTGATGGCTGACCTGCCCAGCCTGGAAAGTTCTGGTGCCGAGGGTGTGGGCCTATTTCGAACTGAGCTTCAGTTCCTGGTGCGCTCGCAGATGCCCAAACGAGCCGAGCTGAGCAATATCTACGCACGGGTGATCGAAGCGGCCAAAGACAAGCGTGTTTGTTTTCGCACGCTCGATATCGGATCAGATAAGGTTTTGCCCTACATGCGCGCCGTGGATGAGCCGAACCCGGCCCTGGGATGGCGCGCAGTGCGGGTAGGCATCGACAAACCGGGCGTGATGCGCATGCAACTTCAGGCCTTTGTGCGCGCAGCCGCAGGTCGTCCTCTGACGGTCATGTTCCCTTTTGTAGCGCAACGCGAAGAGTTCACGTTGGCGCGGGCCGAAATGGATAAGGCGTTGGAGCGTGAGCGCATTCTTGGCCACCCTTTACCTGAGCGGATTGAAGTCGGGGCGATGCTAGAAACGCCCTCACTCGCCTTTGCACCGGACAGCTTTTACGATGAGGTAGATTTTCTGTCGATTGGCGGCAATGACCTCAAACAGTTCTTCTTTGCGGCAGACCGTGAGAATGAGTTGGTGCGTCGCCGCTATGACACGCTCAACGTCAGCTTTCTGACCTTTCTGGAACAGATCGTGGCGCGCTGCGAAGCACATAAGACACCGCTTTCCTTCTGTGGAGAAGACGCCGGGCGGCCCGTCGAAGCCGCTTGTTTCGCGGCAATCGGACTGCGTGTGCTCTCCATGCGGCCTGCTTCAATCGGGCCAGTTAAATCCGTGCTGAGGCGCACAAACCTTAGAGAGCTCAAGGCGGTAATTGAGGAGGCTCGGCAAACAGGCGTGATGTCGGTAAGACCCGCGGTGATGGAGTATCTTAAGGAAAAACTCTAA
- a CDS encoding aspartate kinase — MPLLVMKFGGTSVANIDRIRRAAKRVGVEVAKGYDVIVIVSAMAGRTNELVGWVNETSPMYDAREYDAVVSSGENVTAGLMALTLQEMDVPARSWQGWQVPLLTTSAHSAARIEEIPTDNINAKFAEGMRVAVVAGFQGISPEGRITTLGRGGSDTTAVAFAAAFEAERCDIYTDVDGVYTTDPRITDKARKLDKIAFEEMLELASLGAKVLQTRSVELAMRYNVRLRVLSSFEEQSDNAGTLVCAEEDIMESNVVNGIAYSRDEAKMTLISVADRPGIAAAIFSPLSEAGVNVDMIIQNISEEGRTDMTFSCPTDQVARAEKAIEAAKDSGEINYHALVADTDVAKVSAVGIGMRSQSGVAAKMFETLRDEGINIKVIATSEIKISVLIDRKYMELAVQALHDAFGLDKAA, encoded by the coding sequence ATGCCTCTGCTCGTGATGAAATTCGGCGGCACATCTGTTGCCAATATCGACCGCATCCGCCGCGCCGCGAAACGCGTGGGCGTCGAGGTGGCCAAGGGCTATGATGTGATTGTCATCGTGTCGGCCATGGCCGGGCGTACGAATGAGTTGGTGGGGTGGGTCAATGAGACCTCGCCGATGTATGACGCGCGCGAGTATGATGCGGTGGTATCATCAGGCGAAAATGTCACCGCGGGTTTGATGGCTTTGACGTTGCAGGAAATGGATGTCCCGGCCCGCAGTTGGCAGGGATGGCAAGTGCCGCTTCTGACGACCTCGGCGCATTCGGCGGCACGGATCGAAGAAATCCCCACCGACAATATCAATGCCAAATTCGCCGAAGGCATGAGAGTAGCCGTGGTTGCGGGTTTTCAGGGGATCAGCCCAGAAGGCCGGATTACCACGCTGGGCCGGGGCGGATCAGACACAACGGCGGTGGCCTTTGCGGCAGCATTTGAGGCGGAACGGTGTGACATCTACACCGATGTCGATGGGGTTTACACCACCGATCCACGGATCACCGACAAGGCGCGCAAATTGGACAAGATCGCCTTTGAGGAGATGCTGGAACTGGCCAGTCTTGGGGCCAAGGTGCTTCAGACGCGCTCGGTTGAGCTTGCGATGCGCTACAATGTGCGCCTGCGTGTGCTGTCGAGCTTTGAGGAACAATCGGACAATGCGGGCACGCTGGTGTGCGCCGAGGAGGACATCATGGAATCCAATGTGGTCAACGGGATCGCCTATTCCCGCGATGAAGCAAAGATGACCTTGATCTCAGTGGCCGACCGCCCGGGGATCGCGGCGGCCATCTTCAGCCCGCTGTCTGAGGCCGGTGTGAATGTTGATATGATCATTCAGAACATCTCTGAAGAAGGGCGCACCGACATGACCTTTTCGTGCCCCACGGATCAGGTGGCGCGCGCGGAAAAGGCCATTGAGGCCGCCAAGGACAGCGGTGAGATCAACTATCACGCCCTGGTCGCTGATACCGATGTCGCCAAGGTCTCGGCCGTTGGTATCGGGATGCGCAGTCAGTCCGGCGTTGCCGCCAAGATGTTTGAGACGTTGCGTGATGAGGGCATCAACATCAAGGTGATCGCCACCTCGGAGATTAAAATTTCAGTTCTGATCGACCGTAAATACATGGAACTTGCCGTTCAGGCGTTGCATGACGCCTTTGGGTTGGACAAGGCGGCCTGA
- a CDS encoding NUDIX hydrolase — translation MRTQFAALCYRVKDDKTEVLMITSRGTGRWIIPKGWPMDGKTPADCALTEAWEEAGVKGKVSGGCLALYSYVKGISADEQLPCAVMVYPVKVKSLSKNYPEHDKRKRQWMSPKAASKRVEEPELAHLLRKFDAKRFVA, via the coding sequence ATGCGTACGCAATTTGCGGCGCTGTGTTATCGTGTCAAAGACGACAAAACAGAAGTGCTGATGATCACCTCGCGGGGAACAGGGCGCTGGATCATTCCCAAAGGCTGGCCCATGGACGGCAAGACACCTGCTGATTGCGCCTTGACCGAAGCCTGGGAAGAAGCCGGCGTCAAAGGCAAGGTGTCAGGCGGGTGTCTTGCACTCTATTCCTATGTCAAAGGTATTAGCGCGGACGAGCAACTGCCCTGTGCTGTGATGGTGTATCCGGTAAAGGTGAAATCTCTGTCGAAAAACTACCCGGAACATGACAAGCGCAAACGTCAGTGGATGAGCCCCAAAGCTGCGTCCAAGCGTGTGGAGGAACCAGAGCTTGCGCACCTGTTGCGTAAATTTGACGCAAAACGTTTTGTTGCATAA